A single window of Vicia villosa cultivar HV-30 ecotype Madison, WI unplaced genomic scaffold, Vvil1.0 ctg.000977F_1_1, whole genome shotgun sequence DNA harbors:
- the LOC131632655 gene encoding uncharacterized protein LOC131632655, with amino-acid sequence MPAISKGGLGFSRLDDFNKALLLKWNWRIFGASNALWFRMLKARYADVKLRTSCGIKNLEKDRLVSGTLYPYGMLIGWMKEFNLYNFSLLQDASIGAMGVGLGEILEFLRLLFLIRMLNFPAFLSCLPQLPLSPPICLIPHAGRKGLKVFTLFLRVIKHCVVSISLLARKTALAYIAIWKVEAPLKVKAFSWRCFLNKVPTKDSLLSKGILNSSSNLECTFCDEFHESLYHSFLSCRNANIVWREMSDWIGMTFKSILDFKEDFWYWSSYCRAKKVKRGKEGIVWLGIIWSLWLCRNDIVFNNSTWNSRDVVRSCKTLI; translated from the exons ATGCCTGCTATTAGC AAAGGTGGTCTTGGTTTTAGTAGATTGGATGATTTCAACAAAGCGCTTCTCTTGAAGTGGAATTGGAGAATTTTCGGCGCTTCTAATGCATTGTGGTTTCGGATGTTGAAGGCGCGGTATGCGGATGTGAAACTTAGGACAAGTTGTggaataaagaatttagagaagGATAG GCTGGTCTCGGGTACTCTATATCCTTATGGCATGCTCATTGGTTGGATGAAGGAATTCAATCTTTATAATTTTTCTCTCTTGCAAGATGCTTCAATTGGAGCCATGGGAGTTGGACTTGGGGAGATCTTGGAATTCCTGCGGCTTCTCTTCTTGATCCGAATGCTGAATTTTCCAGCCTTTCTCAGCTGCTTGCCGCAGTTGCCTCTTTCCCCCCCAATCTGTCTGATACCGCATGCTGGCAGAAAGGGGTTGAAGGTGTTTACACTGTTTCTTCGTGTTATAAAACATTGTGTAGTCAGCATATCCCTCTTGGCTCGGAAAACCGCTTTGGCTTATATTGCTATATGGAAGGTGGAAGCTCCTTTAAAAGTGAAGGCGTTTAGTTGGAGATGCTTCCTCAATAAAGTTCCGACGAAGGACTCCCTTTTGAGTAAAGGTATTCTTAATTCTTCCTCGAATTTAGAATGTACTTTCTGTGATGAATTTCATGAGTCATTATACCATTCTTTCTTATCTTGTCGGAATGCCAATATTGTTTGGAGGGAGATGTCCGATTGGATAGGAATGACTTTTAAAAGCATTTTAGATTTTAAGGAGGATTTTTGGTATTGGAGCTCTTATTGCCGAGCCAAGAAAGTCAAAAGAGGAAAGGAGGGAATCGTTTGGTTAGGTATCATTTGGAGTCTTTGGTTGTGTAGGAATGATATAGTCTTTAACAACTCTACTtggaattcgagggacgtggttAGGAGTTGTAAGACCCTTATTTAG
- the LOC131632656 gene encoding F-box/kelch-repeat protein At3g23880-like: protein MAMTMNKDCDGDADDDLGFLFLSLHLREFLQITPFLYLLSMMNPSPVVLPNDLISEVLSILPVKSILRFKCVSNHWRTLISDHAFVKLHLKRSKTRIPFLTLVIIHTTEMSLGSIHSDCSVVPYPIRSLLHNPSFTLFDDPYNHLKNKGCDRIVGSCNGLILLAGTGYLTNFNHISKSKNIDNWFRVWNPATRATSKKFGYYRAFGDSQRYNSAFGWDNLKDSYKVVAYRYNHQFISQVRILNVDDDVWRNVESLPAVPIQCIYVYLSGSLNWLAVRSKEINGEKFVIVSLDLRTETYNQYLLPRCFDQAVSRESGVLGGLPRDSVFGMLDGCLCFSYIYKKTDFVIWQMKQFGVEDSWTQFLKISFQNLQITYDYTREQDNKHVLGLMPLFLSDDTLILVTNQKTHAILYNWRDNRVRRTNIIARRSITQEGTIRHCDFLNWSFTKDYVESLVPIF, encoded by the exons ATGGCGATGACGATGAACAAGGATTGCGATGGGGATGCCGACGATGACTTAGGGTTCTTATTCCTGAGTTTGCATCTTCGTGAGTTTCTTCAG ATTACTCCATTTTTGTATCTGCTGTCTATGATGAATCCCTCGCCGGTGGTACTTCCTAACGATCTCATCTCAGAGGTACTTTCCATTCTTCCAGTTAAATCTATTCTTCGTTTTAAGTGTGTCAGTAACCATTGGAGAACCCTCATCTCCGATCATGCCTTTGTGAAATTGCATCTTAAGAGATCAAAAACACGAATTCCATTCTTAACATTAGTAATAATTCATACAACAGAAATGTCCTTAGGCAGCATTCACTCTGATTGCAGTGTTGTTCCATACCCTATACGCAGTTTACTCCATAACCCCTCGTTCACCCTTTTTGATGACCCTTACAATCATCTGAAAAACAAAGGATGTGATCGTATCGTTGGTTCATGCAACGGATTAATTCTTTTGGCTGGCACTGGTTATCTTACAAATTTCAACCATATTTCGAAATCTAAGAATATCGATAACTGGTTCCGTGTTTGGAACCCGGCCACCAGGGCAACTTCTAAAAAATTCGGGTACTATCGCGCCTTTGGTGATTCTCAACGTTACAACTCTGCATTCGGTTGGGATAACTTGAAGGACAGTTATAAAGTGGTGGCGTACCGTTACAATCATCAATTCATATCACAAGTGAGAATTCTTAATGTAGATGATGATGTTTGGAGAAATGTTGAAAGTCTCCCGGCTGTTCCTATTCAATGTATTTATGTGTATTTAAGTGGAAGTCTTAATTGGTTGGCCGTTCGAAGTAAAGAAATTAATGGTGAGAAGTTTGTTATTGTTTCACTTGATTTGAGAACAGAGACATACAATCAATATCTACTGCCTCGTTGTTTTGACCAAGCGGTGTCTAGAGAGTCAGGTGTGTTGGGGGGCTTGCCTAGAGATTCGGTCTTTGGTATGTTGGATGGCTGCCTTTGTTTTTCTTATATTTACAAGAAAACTGATTTCGTTATATGGCAGATGAAACAATTTGGAGTTGAAGATTCTTGGACGCAATTCCTTAAAATTAGTTTTCAAAATCTTCAAATAACTTATGACTATACTAGGGAGCAGGATAATAAGCATGTTTTGGGGTTGATGCCACTGTTTCTTTCCGATGATACATTGATTTTGGTTACCAATCAAAAAACCCATGCAATTCTCTATAATTGGAGAGATAATAGAGTAAGGCGAACAAACATTATTGCTCGTAGATCTATTACTCAGGAAGGAACTATCCGTCATTGCGATTTTTTAAATTGGAGCTTTACTAAAGATTATGTTGAAAGCTTAGTTCCAATTTTTTGA